Proteins from one Hydrogenophaga sp. SL48 genomic window:
- the purB gene encoding adenylosuccinate lyase: MRPNTPAPAASPTPGTLSPISALSPLDGRYAGRLAPLRPFMSEQGYMHRRLQVEIAWFIALSDAGFDEFKPLSPGARTYLMGLVKNFSEADGLAIKDIEKVTNHDVKAVEYWIKSKFDARPELEKAAEFVHFACTSEDINNTSHALQLKGGRDAVLLPALDAVIAKLRDMAHSHADVPMLSRTHGQTASPTTVGKEIANVVVRLTAAREKIASVKLMGKMNGAVGNYNAHLSAWPDFDWEAFSRKVIESPEPLGLGLTFQPYSIQIEPHDYMAELFDAVARTNTILIDLARDIWGYVSVGYFKQRLKAGEIGSSTMPHKVNPIDFENAEGNLGLANALLRHLSEKLPISRWQRDLTDSTVLRNMGVALGYAVLAYHSMGVGLGKLELNEEALAADLDASWEVLAEPIQTVMRRFGVAGAYEKLKEVTRGKTVTAEALHALIHSLEIPQAEKDRLLALTPGSYTGKAAELARRT, encoded by the coding sequence ATGCGCCCCAACACCCCCGCCCCCGCCGCTTCGCCCACCCCAGGCACCCTGTCCCCCATTTCCGCCCTGTCGCCGCTGGACGGCCGCTACGCCGGCCGACTGGCGCCGCTGCGCCCGTTCATGAGCGAGCAGGGCTACATGCACCGCCGCTTGCAGGTGGAAATCGCCTGGTTCATCGCCTTGTCCGACGCCGGTTTCGATGAATTCAAGCCACTCTCGCCCGGCGCCCGCACCTACCTGATGGGCCTGGTGAAGAACTTCAGCGAAGCCGACGGGCTGGCGATCAAGGACATCGAAAAGGTCACCAACCACGACGTGAAGGCCGTGGAGTACTGGATCAAATCGAAATTTGACGCCCGGCCCGAGCTGGAGAAAGCCGCCGAGTTCGTGCACTTCGCCTGCACCAGCGAAGACATCAACAACACCAGCCATGCCCTGCAACTCAAGGGCGGTCGCGACGCGGTGCTGCTGCCCGCGCTGGACGCCGTGATCGCCAAGCTGCGCGACATGGCGCACAGCCATGCGGATGTGCCCATGCTCAGCCGCACCCACGGCCAGACCGCCAGCCCCACCACCGTGGGCAAGGAGATCGCCAACGTGGTGGTGCGCCTGACCGCCGCGCGCGAGAAGATCGCCAGCGTCAAGCTCATGGGCAAGATGAACGGCGCCGTGGGCAACTACAACGCCCACCTCTCGGCCTGGCCCGATTTCGACTGGGAAGCCTTCAGCCGCAAGGTGATTGAATCGCCCGAACCGCTGGGCCTGGGCCTGACCTTCCAGCCCTATTCCATCCAGATCGAGCCGCACGACTACATGGCCGAGCTGTTCGACGCCGTGGCTCGCACCAACACCATCCTGATCGACCTGGCGCGCGACATCTGGGGCTATGTGAGCGTGGGCTATTTCAAGCAGCGCCTGAAGGCGGGCGAGATCGGTTCCTCGACCATGCCGCACAAGGTCAACCCGATCGACTTTGAAAACGCCGAAGGCAACCTGGGCCTGGCCAACGCGTTGCTCAGGCACCTGTCCGAAAAGCTGCCGATCAGCCGCTGGCAGCGCGACCTGACAGACTCCACAGTGCTGCGCAACATGGGTGTTGCGCTGGGCTACGCGGTGCTGGCCTACCACTCGATGGGCGTCGGCTTGGGCAAGCTGGAGCTGAACGAAGAAGCGCTGGCCGCCGATCTGGACGCGTCGTGGGAAGTGCTGGCCGAGCCGATCCAGACCGTGATGCGCCGGTTCGGCGTGGCAGGTGCCTACGAAAAGCTGAAGGAAGTCACGCGCGGCAAGACCGTGACGGCCGAGGCGCTGCACGCGCTGATCCACAGCCTGGAGATTCCCCAGGCGGAGAAAGACCGCTTGCTGGCGCTCACTCCAGGCAGCTACACCGGCAAAGCCGCCGAGCTGGCACGCCGCACCTGA
- a CDS encoding aminoglycoside phosphotransferase family protein has protein sequence MTPSSPAVAWTDPQREAAFNAWLGGIASAQGLMPASLRPASADASFRRYLRVDAVGGGSRIVMDAPPDKENCQPFVHVAGLMQDAGLLVPKILDWDEPQGFMLLQDLGTQTMMEQIQPESSAANHARYLQALDTLLAWQLASRPGVLPAYDEPLLRRELQLFPDWYLVQHRQTALQGKDAETLSKAFDSIVKRTLAAPSVYVHRDFMPRNLMIPTQPGSSPAQQLGVLDFQDAVYGPITYDIASLMRDAFLTWEEDFVIDITIRYWEKARKAGLMDFEDWHSDFGAFYRAVEWMGLQRHLKVAGIFARLTLRDGKPRYLADAPRFIDYIRHTTHRYRELGPFLQLIDKVEGFEAASGYAFGRV, from the coding sequence ATGACACCATCCTCACCCGCCGTCGCCTGGACCGATCCGCAGCGCGAGGCCGCTTTCAACGCCTGGCTGGGGGGCATCGCGAGTGCCCAGGGGCTGATGCCCGCATCCCTGCGACCGGCCTCGGCCGACGCCAGTTTTCGGCGCTACCTGCGTGTGGACGCGGTGGGCGGCGGCAGCCGCATCGTCATGGACGCGCCCCCGGACAAAGAAAATTGTCAGCCCTTCGTGCACGTGGCCGGCCTGATGCAGGACGCCGGCCTGCTGGTGCCGAAAATTCTGGACTGGGACGAACCCCAGGGTTTCATGCTGCTGCAGGACCTGGGCACGCAGACCATGATGGAGCAGATCCAGCCCGAGAGCTCCGCGGCCAACCACGCGCGCTACCTGCAGGCGCTGGACACGCTGCTGGCCTGGCAGCTGGCTTCCAGGCCTGGCGTGCTGCCGGCCTACGATGAGCCCTTGCTGCGCCGTGAGCTGCAACTCTTCCCCGACTGGTACCTGGTGCAACACCGCCAGACCGCGCTGCAAGGCAAGGACGCCGAGACGCTGAGCAAAGCCTTCGACAGCATCGTGAAACGCACCCTCGCAGCGCCCAGCGTCTACGTGCACCGCGACTTCATGCCTCGCAACCTGATGATCCCCACCCAGCCCGGCAGCTCTCCGGCCCAGCAGCTCGGCGTGCTCGATTTCCAGGACGCGGTCTACGGCCCCATCACCTACGACATCGCCAGCCTGATGCGCGACGCCTTCCTGACCTGGGAAGAGGATTTCGTCATCGACATCACCATCCGCTACTGGGAAAAGGCCCGCAAGGCCGGGCTGATGGACTTTGAGGACTGGCACAGCGACTTCGGTGCCTTCTACCGTGCGGTGGAATGGATGGGCCTGCAGCGGCACCTGAAGGTGGCCGGCATCTTCGCGCGGCTGACGCTGCGCGACGGCAAACCCAGATACCTGGCCGACGCGCCGCGCTTCATCGACTACATCCGCCACACCACGCACCGCTACCGCGAGCTGGGTCCGTTTCTGCAACTGATCGACAAAGTCGAAGGCTTCGAGGCCGCTTCGGGCTACGCCTTCGGTCGGGTCTGA
- a CDS encoding MBL fold metallo-hydrolase: MAIELYNKNGHVCLMFAHLSDEGGEAVQANQFLVIDEQQGAIIDPGGNMAYNELLLTIGRYFPPSKLTEILASHADPDIIASLDRWMTSTQATLFISRLWERFAPHFCKPGKTAGRIVGIPDPGMRIPLGRSEIVALPAHFMHSEGNFQFWDPVSRILFSGDLGVSLGTSAEAGQRITSLAPHLPRMEAFHRRYMVSQKVLRLWVNMARTLPIEMIVPQHGAPLVGDAIPEFLAWIGDLSCGVDHLTQANYAVPA; the protein is encoded by the coding sequence ATGGCCATCGAGCTGTACAACAAGAATGGCCATGTGTGCCTGATGTTCGCCCACCTGAGCGACGAGGGCGGCGAAGCGGTTCAAGCCAACCAGTTTCTCGTGATCGACGAGCAGCAGGGCGCGATCATCGACCCGGGCGGCAACATGGCCTACAACGAGCTGCTGCTCACCATCGGTCGCTACTTTCCGCCCAGCAAGCTCACCGAGATCCTGGCCTCGCACGCCGATCCGGACATCATCGCCTCGCTCGACCGCTGGATGACCAGCACCCAGGCCACCCTCTTCATCTCGCGCCTCTGGGAACGGTTTGCGCCGCATTTCTGCAAACCGGGCAAGACGGCCGGGCGCATCGTGGGCATTCCCGACCCCGGCATGCGCATTCCGCTGGGGCGCAGCGAAATCGTGGCGCTGCCCGCGCATTTCATGCACTCGGAGGGCAACTTCCAGTTCTGGGACCCGGTCAGCCGCATCCTGTTTTCGGGTGACCTGGGCGTCTCTCTGGGCACGTCGGCCGAAGCGGGACAGCGGATCACCAGCCTGGCGCCCCACCTGCCCCGCATGGAAGCCTTTCACCGGCGCTACATGGTCTCGCAGAAGGTGCTGCGCCTCTGGGTGAACATGGCGCGCACGTTGCCGATCGAAATGATCGTGCCCCAGCACGGCGCGCCCCTGGTGGGTGACGCCATTCCCGAGTTCCTGGCCTGGATCGGCGACCTGTCCTGCGGTGTGGACCACCTGACCCAGGCCAACTACGCCGTGCCGGCTTGA
- a CDS encoding LPS-assembly protein LptD → MKPASSLPNISSRTLRGAHRIRVTRRASFEPTSLSRAVQGAMAVLALGAGCVPVWAQADAAAMADAPGIKLKQGTSLLQQVPNEVRKDLPVFGWGENIEGEMDGVSVFEGGAELRRHDTVIKADRVEHDKRTGDTKATGNVLLNRNGDRVTGPDLQINVNTYEGYFNQPDYSLLKNEAKGDARRIDFLGEDKMLVHDGRYSTCPRQPGVAWMPDWLVRASSIELDKAEDVGIAKSGVIEFMGVPILAAPILSFPLSDQRKTGALPPSISVSTQSGVELSTPYYFNIAPNYDATVTPTVMTKRGLDLSGEFRYLQPRYTGRLRASYMPSDQLRDMDRWAYSFQHGQSLIPSLGGGSALGLRVNLNKVSDDNYWRDFPRTITSLTSRLLYNDVALGWSKGPWTVSGGMYRYQTLQDVNAPITPPFDRLPSMGFSYQQVNQTLLGTPGWDLSLNTNVTRFQRSVLRSSTQQKTGGDRSLVVANLARRFQAPGWYVEPTARLHMAQYRNDNTTGSNVSASRSVPTLSLDSGLVFERPANFFGTDYIQTLEPRAFATWTPFRDQSKLPNYDSGARDFNLSSMFAENAFSGNDRISDTRAVTLGVSSRLLDMGTGAEVIRLGVAQRALLADQSVTLPGGTPVTERLSDTLVAARVQWDPLWSLDTNIQYNTKSRESKRSTIGGRYTPGPFKVLSAAYRIQRGTSEQIDLGWQWPLSGLWGKSPEAIPGRALGPGQWYSVGRMNYSLPDRKMIDLVAGFEYDAGCWLGRVVLERLQLSSTTNDQRILFQLEFNGFSRVGASSLQSIQANVPKYQYLREEVVQPNRFQQYD, encoded by the coding sequence TTGAAACCTGCTTCCTCCCTACCGAACATCTCTTCGCGCACGCTGCGCGGTGCCCACCGCATTCGGGTCACGCGACGCGCGTCCTTTGAGCCCACGTCCCTGTCGCGTGCCGTTCAGGGTGCCATGGCGGTGCTGGCGCTGGGGGCCGGCTGTGTGCCGGTCTGGGCTCAGGCCGACGCTGCCGCCATGGCGGATGCACCCGGCATCAAGCTCAAGCAAGGCACCTCACTGCTGCAACAGGTGCCCAACGAAGTCCGCAAGGACCTGCCAGTCTTTGGCTGGGGTGAAAACATCGAAGGCGAGATGGACGGCGTCTCGGTGTTCGAAGGCGGCGCCGAGCTTCGCCGGCACGACACCGTGATCAAGGCGGATCGCGTCGAACACGACAAGCGCACCGGCGACACCAAGGCCACCGGCAACGTGCTGCTCAACCGCAACGGCGACCGCGTGACCGGTCCCGACCTGCAGATCAACGTCAACACCTACGAAGGCTATTTCAATCAGCCCGATTACTCGCTGCTGAAGAACGAGGCCAAAGGTGATGCACGTCGCATCGACTTTCTGGGCGAAGACAAGATGCTGGTGCACGACGGCCGCTACTCCACTTGTCCGCGCCAGCCGGGCGTGGCCTGGATGCCCGACTGGCTCGTGCGCGCTTCGAGCATCGAACTCGATAAGGCCGAGGACGTCGGCATCGCCAAGTCGGGCGTGATCGAGTTCATGGGTGTGCCGATTCTCGCGGCGCCCATTCTCAGTTTCCCGCTCTCGGACCAACGCAAGACGGGCGCGCTGCCGCCCAGCATCAGCGTGAGCACGCAGAGTGGTGTTGAGCTGTCGACGCCCTACTACTTCAACATCGCGCCCAACTACGACGCCACGGTCACGCCGACGGTGATGACCAAACGGGGGCTGGACCTCTCGGGCGAGTTCCGTTACCTGCAGCCGCGCTACACGGGACGCCTGCGCGCTTCTTACATGCCGTCGGACCAGTTGCGCGACATGGACCGCTGGGCCTATTCCTTTCAGCATGGCCAGTCGCTGATCCCGTCGCTGGGTGGCGGCAGCGCCCTGGGGCTGCGCGTGAACCTCAACAAGGTGAGCGACGACAACTACTGGCGCGACTTCCCGCGCACGATCACCTCGCTGACCTCGCGCCTGCTGTACAACGATGTGGCGCTGGGCTGGAGCAAGGGGCCGTGGACGGTCAGTGGCGGCATGTACCGCTACCAGACCCTGCAGGACGTGAACGCTCCGATCACGCCGCCGTTTGACCGCTTGCCTTCAATGGGTTTCAGCTACCAGCAGGTCAACCAGACACTGCTGGGCACGCCCGGCTGGGACTTGTCGCTGAACACCAACGTGACCCGATTCCAGCGCTCGGTACTGAGGTCATCGACGCAGCAGAAAACGGGTGGCGACCGCTCGCTGGTGGTGGCCAATCTGGCCCGCCGTTTCCAGGCACCTGGCTGGTACGTGGAGCCCACCGCGCGCCTGCACATGGCGCAGTACCGCAACGACAACACCACGGGTTCCAACGTGTCCGCCTCGCGCAGCGTGCCCACACTCAGTCTTGACAGCGGGCTGGTGTTCGAGCGTCCGGCCAACTTCTTCGGCACCGATTACATCCAGACCCTGGAGCCACGTGCCTTCGCCACCTGGACACCGTTCCGAGACCAAAGCAAGCTGCCCAACTACGACTCCGGTGCGCGCGACTTCAACCTCTCGAGCATGTTTGCCGAGAACGCGTTCAGTGGCAACGACCGCATCAGCGACACCCGCGCGGTGACCTTGGGCGTGAGCTCCCGCCTGCTGGACATGGGCACCGGTGCTGAAGTCATCCGTCTGGGTGTGGCGCAGCGTGCCCTGCTCGCGGACCAGAGCGTGACCCTGCCCGGTGGAACGCCCGTCACCGAACGCCTGAGCGATACGCTGGTGGCGGCCCGCGTGCAATGGGATCCGCTGTGGTCGCTGGACACCAACATCCAGTACAACACCAAGAGCCGCGAATCCAAGCGCAGCACCATCGGAGGTCGCTACACGCCGGGGCCGTTCAAGGTGCTCAGCGCCGCCTACCGAATCCAGCGGGGCACCAGCGAACAGATCGATCTGGGCTGGCAGTGGCCGTTGTCGGGCCTGTGGGGCAAGTCGCCCGAGGCGATCCCCGGCCGCGCTCTGGGTCCCGGCCAGTGGTACAGCGTGGGCCGCATGAACTACAGCCTGCCGGATCGCAAGATGATCGATCTGGTTGCAGGTTTCGAATATGACGCCGGATGCTGGCTGGGCCGCGTGGTGCTGGAGCGTTTGCAGCTCAGCTCCACCACCAACGACCAGCGCATCCTGTTCCAGCTGGAGTTCAATGGCTTCTCGCGCGTGGGTGCCAGTTCGTTGCAGAGCATCCAGGCCAATGTGCCTAAGTACCAGTACCTGCGCGAAGAGGTCGTCCAGCCCAACCGTTTCCAGCAATATGACTGA
- a CDS encoding 16S rRNA (uracil(1498)-N(3))-methyltransferase: MARFHCPVPLTVGAELELPAAAARHVQVLRLQPGGVITLFNGEGGEHSATILRMGRADVAVHVDSHQPLERETRRRVHLALGMPANDRMDWLVEKAAELGVASVQPLHTAHSVLRLSGERATKKQGHWQQVAVAACEQCGGNRVPEVLPVSDLAAWIGRSHGVASLRCVLSLAEGSKPLAEVLAGVPADVSVCFLSGPEGGLSPSEDAQARAAGFLPVTLGPRVLRAETAALLALALSV, from the coding sequence ATGGCGCGCTTTCACTGCCCCGTCCCGCTGACCGTTGGCGCCGAACTGGAGTTGCCCGCTGCGGCGGCGCGACATGTGCAGGTGCTGCGCCTGCAGCCCGGCGGCGTGATCACGCTGTTCAACGGCGAGGGTGGCGAACACAGCGCCACCATCCTGCGCATGGGCCGCGCTGATGTGGCCGTGCATGTGGACAGCCACCAGCCGCTGGAACGCGAAACCCGCCGCCGAGTGCACCTGGCGCTCGGCATGCCCGCCAACGACCGCATGGACTGGCTGGTGGAGAAAGCCGCCGAGCTTGGCGTGGCCAGCGTGCAGCCGCTGCACACCGCGCACAGCGTGCTGCGCCTCTCAGGCGAACGTGCAACGAAGAAGCAGGGCCACTGGCAACAGGTGGCTGTGGCAGCGTGTGAGCAATGCGGCGGCAACCGCGTGCCTGAGGTGCTGCCGGTGAGCGATCTCGCTGCGTGGATCGGTCGCTCCCACGGTGTCGCCTCCCTGCGCTGCGTGTTGTCCCTCGCCGAAGGTTCAAAACCCCTTGCCGAGGTGCTGGCGGGCGTGCCCGCCGACGTGTCGGTGTGTTTTCTCAGTGGTCCTGAAGGTGGACTGTCACCCAGCGAAGATGCCCAGGCAAGGGCTGCGGGGTTCCTGCCGGTGACGCTGGGGCCGCGTGTGCTTCGTGCTGAAACCGCCGCCTTGCTCGCGCTGGCCTTGTCGGTCTAA
- a CDS encoding TerC family protein, which translates to MEFLTSPEFWVALGQIIIIDILLGGDNAVVIALACRKLPPAQRTKGIIYGTAGAIVLRVVLIMFAMTLLSVPFIKLVGAILLVWIGVKLLAPDEDGHGDIQGSDKLLAAIKTIIVADLVMSVDNVIAIAGAAQNAGEHSTLLVVLGLLISIPIIVWGSTVVIKLMARFPFIITLGGMLLGWIAGGMLVTDPAFVTPDKWTWMPKLGTVDTQGMAVISDTLYWTAHIAGALLVLAIGKAIASRQKPVDEEASA; encoded by the coding sequence ATGGAATTCCTGACATCACCCGAGTTCTGGGTCGCCCTGGGACAGATCATCATCATCGACATCCTGCTCGGCGGCGACAACGCGGTCGTGATCGCGCTGGCCTGCCGCAAGCTGCCGCCCGCGCAACGCACCAAGGGCATCATTTACGGCACAGCGGGCGCCATCGTCCTGCGCGTGGTGCTGATCATGTTCGCGATGACGCTGCTCAGCGTGCCGTTCATCAAGCTGGTGGGGGCGATCCTGCTGGTCTGGATCGGCGTGAAACTGCTGGCGCCCGACGAAGACGGCCACGGCGACATCCAGGGCAGCGACAAGCTGCTCGCCGCCATCAAGACCATCATCGTGGCCGACCTGGTGATGAGCGTGGACAACGTGATCGCCATCGCCGGCGCCGCGCAGAACGCCGGAGAGCACTCGACGCTGCTGGTGGTGCTGGGCCTGCTGATCTCCATCCCCATCATTGTCTGGGGCAGCACCGTCGTCATCAAGCTGATGGCGCGTTTCCCCTTCATCATCACGCTGGGCGGCATGCTGCTGGGCTGGATCGCGGGTGGCATGCTGGTCACGGACCCCGCCTTCGTGACCCCCGACAAGTGGACCTGGATGCCCAAGCTGGGCACGGTGGACACGCAGGGCATGGCGGTCATTTCCGACACGCTGTACTGGACCGCCCACATTGCCGGCGCGTTGCTGGTGCTGGCCATCGGCAAGGCCATTGCTTCGCGCCAGAAACCGGTCGACGAAGAAGCCAGCGCCTGA
- a CDS encoding M48 family metalloprotease: MHSSTFSLRPLGSRLVSAGVLLAALAAVPASLSHAQSTALPTLGDGSGMSIAAERRLGDSIARDIYRDPDYLDDPVLVDYLQSLWQPLLGAARTRGDVPPELSERLAWQLVISRDKRVNAFALPGGYLGVHLGLVAVTESSQELASVLAHELSHVSQRHIARMLSRQEQQAPWLLGAMILGVLAARANADVANAAIAGSQAVSMQSQLNFSRDMEREADRVGFGVLTTAGFEGRGFVTMFDKLQQAARLNDDGSFPYLRSHPLTSERMADMRSRLPLADAPPVTGPRVGAAPLLAAAPPPAVHALMAARARVLAENATERQRAWLRVGQAAQASPADLYAAALSAHRLGQAPQALALAQRLRDGAPAATQGVVDRLQMEILLAPKAQGLNDGLLASLRDRALTGSTRADLLLGAQAALSTPAAPHAMARLQQWLVVNPKDAQAWLTLSRLQAAQGQRLRSVRSEAEARAAQFDFAGAADRFKAAQSLPAAERSADAMELAIVDVRRREVEEQFRESAREN; encoded by the coding sequence ATGCACTCGAGTACCTTTTCCCTTCGCCCGCTGGGCTCGCGGCTGGTGTCGGCGGGCGTGCTGCTCGCTGCGCTGGCAGCGGTGCCGGCGTCTTTGTCCCATGCCCAGAGCACGGCGCTACCCACCCTGGGTGACGGTTCGGGCATGTCGATCGCGGCGGAGCGGCGGCTGGGCGACAGCATCGCTCGCGACATCTACCGAGACCCCGACTACCTCGATGACCCGGTGCTGGTCGACTACCTGCAGTCGCTCTGGCAGCCGTTGCTGGGCGCGGCGCGCACGCGTGGCGATGTGCCCCCCGAGCTGTCGGAGCGACTGGCCTGGCAGCTGGTGATTTCGCGCGACAAGCGGGTCAATGCGTTTGCGCTGCCGGGCGGTTACCTGGGTGTGCACCTGGGTCTGGTGGCGGTGACCGAGAGCTCGCAGGAGCTCGCCAGCGTGCTCGCGCACGAACTGAGCCACGTCTCGCAGCGCCACATCGCGCGCATGCTCTCGCGCCAGGAGCAGCAGGCACCCTGGCTGCTGGGGGCCATGATCCTGGGCGTGCTGGCGGCGCGGGCCAATGCCGACGTGGCCAACGCTGCGATCGCGGGCAGTCAGGCAGTGTCGATGCAGTCGCAGCTCAATTTCTCGCGCGACATGGAGCGCGAGGCCGACCGGGTGGGTTTTGGCGTGCTGACCACGGCCGGGTTCGAGGGGCGCGGCTTTGTCACCATGTTCGACAAGCTGCAACAGGCCGCGCGCCTGAACGACGACGGTTCGTTCCCCTACCTGCGCAGCCACCCGCTGACCAGTGAGCGCATGGCCGACATGCGCTCGCGGCTGCCGCTGGCCGACGCGCCCCCGGTCACCGGCCCTCGTGTGGGCGCCGCGCCATTGCTGGCCGCAGCGCCGCCACCGGCTGTGCACGCGCTCATGGCGGCGCGGGCCCGCGTGCTTGCGGAAAACGCGACCGAGCGCCAGCGCGCTTGGTTGCGGGTCGGGCAGGCAGCGCAGGCCAGCCCGGCCGATCTGTATGCGGCCGCGTTGTCGGCCCACCGGCTCGGCCAGGCACCGCAGGCCTTGGCGCTCGCACAACGTTTGCGCGACGGCGCGCCGGCCGCCACCCAGGGTGTGGTGGACCGGTTGCAGATGGAGATCTTGCTGGCGCCCAAAGCCCAGGGGCTGAACGACGGCCTGCTGGCGTCGCTGCGCGACCGGGCGCTGACCGGCAGCACCCGCGCCGACCTGTTGCTGGGCGCCCAGGCGGCACTGTCCACGCCCGCCGCACCGCATGCGATGGCCCGGCTGCAACAGTGGCTGGTGGTGAACCCGAAAGACGCTCAGGCCTGGCTGACCTTGTCGCGTCTTCAAGCGGCGCAGGGCCAGCGTTTGCGTTCGGTGCGCTCGGAGGCGGAGGCACGCGCCGCGCAGTTTGATTTTGCGGGGGCCGCCGACCGTTTCAAGGCCGCGCAGTCCCTGCCGGCGGCGGAGCGCAGCGCCGATGCGATGGAACTGGCCATCGTCGACGTGCGCCGGCGCGAGGTGGAAGAACAGTTCCGCGAATCAGCGCGAGAGAACTGA
- a CDS encoding phage holin family protein produces the protein MKLLLKWLLSACALLLVAYLYPGVQVQSFTSALIAAAVVGLFNALLRPVLVVLTLPVTVITLGLFLFVINALLFWAAASVLDGFHVNGFGAALLGSLIYSALMLLVDMALKSVLSR, from the coding sequence ATGAAACTCCTACTGAAATGGTTGTTGTCGGCCTGCGCCCTGCTGCTGGTCGCTTACCTCTACCCCGGCGTGCAGGTGCAGAGCTTCACGTCGGCCCTGATCGCAGCCGCCGTGGTCGGCCTGTTCAACGCCCTGTTGCGCCCGGTGCTGGTGGTGCTGACCTTGCCCGTGACCGTGATCACGCTGGGATTGTTCCTGTTCGTGATCAACGCGCTGCTGTTCTGGGCCGCCGCCAGCGTGCTCGACGGCTTCCATGTCAACGGCTTTGGCGCCGCGCTGCTGGGTTCGCTGATCTACTCGGCGCTGATGCTGCTGGTGGACATGGCGCTCAAGTCAGTTCTCTCGCGCTGA
- a CDS encoding DUF3717 domain-containing protein, which yields MAGIHITDIEAAINFWRERSPSPEGMALGPELRALAQVYALMVYLRESEADEGTLPDPAREAWLAWFQSTPDTPCIAICSTSQGDDTCKGCGRSFDEVQHWTVMSPSEKRVVWRRITQEASAWRFNRYAERAR from the coding sequence ATGGCCGGCATCCACATCACCGACATCGAAGCCGCGATCAATTTCTGGCGTGAGCGCTCACCCTCGCCCGAGGGTATGGCTTTGGGGCCTGAGCTGCGAGCCCTGGCTCAGGTGTACGCGCTGATGGTGTATCTCCGCGAAAGCGAGGCCGACGAAGGCACCCTGCCAGACCCGGCGCGCGAGGCCTGGCTGGCGTGGTTTCAGAGCACACCCGACACGCCCTGCATCGCCATCTGCTCGACCAGCCAGGGCGACGACACCTGCAAGGGTTGCGGCCGCAGTTTCGACGAGGTGCAGCACTGGACCGTGATGAGCCCGAGCGAAAAACGCGTCGTCTGGCGCCGCATCACGCAAGAGGCCAGCGCCTGGCGCTTCAACCGCTACGCCGAGCGGGCTCGGTAG
- a CDS encoding glutathione S-transferase N-terminal domain-containing protein, with translation MKLIGAITSPYVRKVRIVMAEKKLDYQFLPEDVWSADTKIATSNPLGKVPCLVMEGGEAVFDSRVIVEYLDTLSPVGKLIPVQGRERAEVKTWEALADGVLDAAILARLESTWAGRSAEQRSQAWIDRQMAKIDAALKAMGQGLGDKPFCSGIHLSLSDIAVGCALGYLDFRFPDIDWRTAHPNLVKLSDKLALRQSFADTRPD, from the coding sequence ATGAAACTCATCGGCGCCATCACCAGCCCTTACGTGCGCAAAGTGCGCATCGTCATGGCCGAGAAGAAGCTGGACTACCAGTTCCTGCCGGAAGACGTGTGGTCGGCAGACACCAAGATCGCCACTTCCAACCCGCTCGGCAAGGTGCCCTGTCTGGTGATGGAGGGCGGCGAAGCGGTGTTCGACTCGCGCGTGATCGTGGAATACCTCGACACGCTGTCGCCGGTGGGCAAACTGATCCCGGTGCAGGGCCGCGAGCGCGCCGAGGTCAAGACCTGGGAAGCGCTGGCCGACGGGGTGCTCGACGCGGCCATCCTGGCGCGGCTCGAATCGACCTGGGCCGGGCGCAGCGCCGAGCAGCGCTCGCAGGCCTGGATCGACCGCCAGATGGCCAAGATCGATGCCGCCCTGAAAGCCATGGGACAGGGCCTGGGCGACAAGCCTTTCTGTTCGGGCATTCACCTGAGCCTGTCCGACATCGCGGTGGGCTGCGCCCTGGGTTACCTCGACTTCCGCTTCCCGGACATCGACTGGCGCACCGCACACCCCAACCTGGTCAAGCTCAGCGACAAGCTGGCGCTGCGCCAGAGCTTTGCGGACACCAGGCCGGATTGA